A stretch of the Nitratifractor salsuginis DSM 16511 genome encodes the following:
- a CDS encoding TSUP family transporter, whose product MPPIETLLLAASILLLSSAVQSVIGFAFNLLAVPLLIWSGLSLAQAVALTSVPILVQVSIATWKLRADVPWREVLPASLIRFVTLPVGISLLYLINSYDPGTVKQFVGAILLLILAAQHWIHITPRPRLHPAWDLLAFGLSGIMLGMIAMGSPPVVLWLMARDLSVLNTRAFMAALFLMAAPVQLGLLYWKLGDEVADFFLYGLLMTPLVIAGSLAGIRLGNRLDRERLRRLILFFLFLTGLASLLGPWLR is encoded by the coding sequence ATGCCGCCGATAGAGACTCTGCTTCTGGCGGCCTCGATCCTACTTCTCTCCAGCGCCGTCCAGTCGGTCATCGGCTTCGCTTTCAACCTGCTGGCGGTGCCGCTGCTGATCTGGAGTGGCCTGAGCCTGGCCCAGGCGGTGGCGCTCACCTCCGTGCCGATCCTGGTGCAAGTCTCCATCGCTACCTGGAAGCTCCGGGCTGACGTCCCCTGGCGGGAGGTGCTCCCCGCTTCACTGATCCGTTTCGTGACCCTGCCGGTGGGGATCTCTCTGCTTTATCTCATCAACAGCTATGACCCGGGAACGGTCAAGCAGTTCGTGGGGGCGATACTGCTGCTGATTCTGGCAGCCCAGCATTGGATCCATATCACTCCGAGGCCCAGGCTCCATCCGGCCTGGGATCTTTTGGCCTTCGGGCTCAGCGGCATTATGCTGGGGATGATCGCTATGGGCAGCCCCCCGGTGGTTCTCTGGCTGATGGCCCGTGATTTGAGTGTCCTAAACACCCGGGCTTTTATGGCGGCCCTTTTCCTGATGGCGGCGCCGGTGCAGTTGGGCCTGCTCTATTGGAAGCTGGGGGATGAAGTGGCGGATTTTTTCCTCTATGGACTCTTGATGACGCCGCTGGTGATCGCCGGATCTCTGGCGGGGATCCGGCTGGGCAACCGCCTGGACCGGGAGCGCCTGCGCCGGCTCATTCTCTTTTTCCTCTTTCTCACGGGGCTGGCTTCGCTGCTGGGGCCCTGGCTGCGTTGA
- a CDS encoding transposase, whose translation MLFHQIKPGNAFGKDIYYRFLKKHRFNWRKLLLLSAVMLIAKIDPLHRRGEQRLLIIDDTVEPKRGKQIEGGCRYLWSNKEHRLISSLNNVSLNYADSHSTFQLDFALRLNTSRHKKLADFSQSLHHRSNAFKRCKEGLRDKNLLALEILEHALYAGIVADYLLIDSWYAKPDFIHQANAMSLPVIARIANTNRLWHFKSKYKSLQALYIIIKTTTVNITVPIERFTTVIAEHQLLGRVKLLFLHTGKELIIFISADHRFQAKR comes from the coding sequence ATCCTCTTTCATCAAATAAAGCCTGGGAATGCCTTTGGAAAGGATATCTACTACCGTTTTCTTAAGAAGCACCGTTTTAACTGGCGCAAACTGTTATTGCTGAGTGCCGTGATGCTCATTGCAAAGATAGATCCCTTACATCGTAGAGGGGAGCAGCGTCTACTGATCATCGACGATACGGTTGAACCCAAACGCGGTAAACAGATCGAGGGAGGCTGCCGGTATCTTTGGAGCAATAAGGAGCATCGTCTCATTAGCAGCCTCAATAATGTTTCGCTCAATTATGCCGACAGCCATTCCACTTTCCAGTTAGACTTCGCCTTGCGACTCAATACAAGCCGTCACAAGAAACTGGCCGATTTTTCACAAAGTCTCCACCACCGCAGCAATGCATTCAAACGATGCAAAGAGGGGCTCAGGGATAAAAATCTTCTTGCGCTCGAAATACTGGAACATGCTTTGTATGCCGGGATTGTGGCAGATTATCTACTTATTGACAGTTGGTATGCCAAACCCGATTTCATTCATCAGGCCAATGCAATGAGTTTACCTGTCATTGCCCGGATTGCCAACACTAACCGCCTCTGGCATTTCAAGAGTAAATACAAATCGCTTCAGGCTCTTTACATCATCATAAAAACAACCACCGTAAACATTACGGTACCCATAGAAAGATTTACTACCGTGATCGCCGAACATCAGTTACTTGGCAGAGTCAAACTCCTTTTCCTGCATACGGGCAAAGAGCTTATCATCTTCATCAGTGCCGATCATCGCTTTCAGGCAAAGCGATGA
- a CDS encoding amidohydrolase family protein gives MTTVDIHMHLLNPQVRFNRFYDRLAIRFFAGKLGADADRLLADPYAAYCDTVVNRLRESRYLERAVIFGVDARVDEAGRELHRDPTVCAGNEAVDTLYRRAPELIIPFMSVNPLRPDALTRVEHWAARGFRGVKFLQNYWNVDLRQKRFAPFFRKLRELDLPLIIHIGSESSVHSYKECESLEMLEQPLSCGVTVIAAHMGLEYSPRHPIRALSRDPRHFGAHYRRLLEMLEEHDTLYADLSAILTPVRARALPHLARQTRIHRKLLFGTDFPVPYTTLLNTHDLPWRRRLELSRIANPFDRYVETLLEYFPEDHPLWSNYKKVLNL, from the coding sequence ATGACCACCGTCGATATCCATATGCATCTGCTCAACCCCCAGGTGCGGTTCAACCGCTTTTACGACCGTCTGGCGATCCGCTTCTTCGCCGGGAAGCTGGGGGCCGATGCCGACAGACTCCTGGCCGATCCCTATGCCGCCTACTGCGATACGGTAGTGAATCGGCTTCGGGAATCGCGCTACCTGGAGCGTGCCGTCATCTTCGGCGTGGATGCGCGGGTGGACGAAGCGGGCCGGGAGCTGCACCGGGACCCCACCGTTTGCGCCGGCAACGAAGCGGTCGATACCCTCTACCGCCGCGCCCCCGAGCTTATCATTCCCTTTATGTCGGTCAATCCCCTGCGCCCCGATGCCCTCACCCGGGTGGAGCATTGGGCCGCCAGGGGGTTCCGGGGGGTGAAATTTTTGCAAAACTACTGGAACGTCGATCTGCGCCAAAAGCGTTTCGCCCCCTTTTTCCGCAAACTGCGCGAACTGGATCTCCCCCTCATCATCCATATCGGCAGCGAGAGCAGCGTGCATTCCTACAAAGAGTGCGAAAGCCTGGAGATGCTGGAACAGCCCCTGAGCTGCGGAGTCACCGTCATCGCCGCCCATATGGGCCTGGAGTACTCCCCCCGGCATCCGATCCGTGCCCTCTCCCGGGATCCCAGGCACTTCGGCGCCCACTACCGACGGCTCCTGGAGATGCTCGAAGAGCACGACACCCTCTACGCCGACCTCTCCGCCATCCTCACCCCCGTCCGCGCCCGGGCCCTGCCCCACCTGGCCAGGCAGACCCGAATCCACCGCAAGCTCCTCTTCGGCACCGATTTTCCCGTTCCCTACACCACGCTTCTCAATACCCACGACCTCCCCTGGCGGCGGCGCCTGGAGCTCTCCCGCATCGCCAACCCCTTCGACCGATACGTCGAAACGCTGCTGGAGTATTTCCCCGAGGACCACCCCCTCTGGAGCAACTACAAAAAGGTCTTGAATTTGTGA
- a CDS encoding carbonic anhydrase: MPLDAMAHSHKKFKEEYGKKYIQLFKDLAEKGQAPKTLFISCSDSRVVPNLITYTKPGDLFVTRNIGNFIPPYDPERDNCATAAVIEYALVHLNVETIIVCGHTHCGACEALYHEIPDSDEELNLRRWMRYGEEAKEQALALIGDGDKDDLLRATEKFNVIDQLTHLLSYPAVKKRVHNHELHVMGWYYHVHSGNLEYFNPLEYRFVPVEDLKKPARKSKKKKEKSTE, translated from the coding sequence ATGCCTTTGGACGCTATGGCCCACTCCCACAAAAAGTTCAAAGAGGAGTACGGCAAAAAGTACATCCAGCTCTTCAAGGACCTCGCCGAGAAGGGCCAGGCCCCCAAGACTCTCTTCATCAGCTGCAGCGACTCCCGTGTCGTCCCCAACCTCATCACCTATACCAAGCCGGGCGATCTCTTCGTCACCCGCAATATCGGCAACTTCATTCCACCCTACGATCCCGAGCGGGACAACTGCGCGACGGCGGCGGTGATCGAATATGCCCTCGTGCACCTCAATGTCGAAACCATCATCGTCTGCGGCCACACCCACTGCGGCGCCTGCGAAGCCCTCTATCACGAGATCCCCGACAGTGACGAAGAGCTCAACCTCCGGCGCTGGATGCGCTACGGCGAAGAGGCCAAGGAGCAGGCCCTGGCCCTCATCGGTGACGGCGACAAGGATGACCTGCTCCGTGCCACGGAAAAGTTCAACGTCATCGACCAGCTCACCCACCTGCTTAGCTATCCTGCCGTCAAAAAGCGGGTCCACAACCACGAACTCCACGTGATGGGATGGTACTACCACGTCCACTCCGGCAACCTGGAGTATTTCAACCCCCTCGAGTACCGTTTCGTCCCTGTCGAAGATTTGAAAAAACCGGCGAGAAAGTCCAAAAAGAAAAAAGAGAAATCGACCGAGTAG
- a CDS encoding nuclease-related domain-containing protein encodes MEEKKENDMNFIINLKNEIELDIQKLVYRLDTNGLIKFILVMFENELFNQEYEKNQANLFYKEDISEELSYVLYLKLNHFNKKLNLLKIENIDYIKFVKKNNEILNQLLELLKARSIIREMDIYITKQGYTLSIVNNVISVEHPIKNFQHYYQMGYLRNTLENITIGFNVYDEKEIKFENMSESFNEHLFKLTKIIDYEIKYHRSVKEAIIFRINPQGLAKLHRILTDEHDMRYNQIMSKYLDNIGMNINDKCTKKGNLKWIDLVFFSIVLQYLVTYMNKIIDEKSTSERMKINSKVHLMSNSYKGDFFYTILHDINSEITQKDVQAFLSKFSTNIEKVSGRIDLQFMPIVKAKEFSFILFNTFSMVDLARAYIKNFDIALDDQGKKFENVVLKVLSKHFDNIHSSIKYKDNDNKEGEIDICIIGDKNIYFIECKNNLHPISASTASTNYKNFLKSTEQVEQSENYFNMDRKGFLKKHLKIEIDNIEEYVVHKVVIMSNRNISGLNYKGISFRDIYSLDKLLDDGVLKEYTRVPGESKKLEKKIYMYKNRTDFNEIDFLNYLSEKSIYFEVLNGLAKKIYNEAKYKQYILRESMYAFDLIEPRN; translated from the coding sequence ATGGAAGAAAAAAAAGAAAATGATATGAACTTTATCATCAATTTAAAAAACGAAATAGAATTGGATATACAAAAATTAGTATACAGATTGGATACAAATGGATTGATCAAATTTATTCTAGTAATGTTTGAAAATGAATTATTTAATCAAGAATATGAAAAAAATCAGGCAAATTTATTTTATAAAGAAGATATTTCGGAAGAACTTTCATATGTTTTATATTTAAAGTTAAATCATTTTAATAAAAAATTAAATCTATTAAAAATAGAGAATATAGATTATATAAAGTTTGTTAAGAAAAATAATGAAATATTAAATCAGTTGTTGGAGCTATTAAAAGCTAGAAGTATAATTCGTGAAATGGATATATATATTACAAAGCAAGGATATACATTATCTATTGTTAATAATGTCATTTCTGTGGAGCATCCAATAAAAAACTTTCAACATTATTATCAAATGGGATATTTGAGAAATACATTGGAGAATATTACAATTGGTTTTAATGTATATGATGAAAAAGAAATAAAGTTTGAAAATATGTCAGAGTCTTTTAATGAGCATTTATTTAAATTAACGAAAATAATTGATTATGAGATAAAATACCATAGATCTGTGAAAGAAGCAATTATATTTAGGATAAATCCACAAGGATTAGCTAAATTGCATAGAATTCTGACTGATGAGCATGATATGAGGTATAATCAAATAATGAGTAAATACCTTGATAATATAGGTATGAATATTAATGACAAGTGCACCAAAAAGGGAAATTTAAAATGGATTGATCTTGTGTTTTTCTCAATTGTTTTACAATATTTAGTGACATATATGAATAAAATCATTGATGAGAAATCTACAAGTGAAAGAATGAAAATTAACTCTAAGGTACACCTGATGAGTAATTCGTATAAAGGTGATTTTTTCTATACAATATTACATGATATAAATTCTGAAATAACACAAAAAGATGTGCAAGCATTTTTGAGTAAGTTTTCTACAAATATAGAAAAAGTATCTGGAAGAATAGACTTACAATTTATGCCTATAGTTAAAGCAAAGGAGTTTAGCTTTATACTCTTTAATACTTTTTCTATGGTTGATCTTGCCCGTGCGTATATTAAAAATTTTGATATTGCATTGGATGATCAAGGGAAAAAATTCGAAAATGTTGTTTTAAAGGTATTGTCGAAGCACTTTGATAATATTCATTCAAGTATTAAATATAAAGACAATGATAATAAGGAAGGCGAAATTGATATTTGTATTATTGGAGATAAGAATATATATTTTATTGAATGTAAAAATAATTTACATCCGATCTCTGCTTCAACAGCATCAACAAACTATAAAAATTTTTTAAAATCTACAGAACAAGTTGAGCAATCAGAAAACTATTTTAATATGGATAGAAAAGGTTTTTTGAAAAAGCATTTAAAAATAGAAATTGACAATATTGAGGAATATGTTGTCCATAAAGTAGTAATCATGTCAAATCGAAATATTTCAGGTTTGAATTATAAAGGAATTTCATTCCGCGATATATATAGCCTGGATAAGCTGCTAGATGATGGTGTTTTAAAAGAATATACTAGAGTTCCAGGTGAGTCAAAAAAATTAGAAAAAAAAATATATATGTATAAAAATAGAACAGATTTCAATGAAATAGATTTTCTTAATTATTTATCTGAAAAATCGATTTATTTTGAAGTTCTTAATGGGTTAGCTAAAAAAATTTATAATGA
- a CDS encoding phosphagen kinase → MTNDYPRFPNDCKSLLCKYLTPELFETLKDKKTRYGFTLRQAINSGVINPDSSIGVYAGDEESYELFAPLFDPIIEEYHGFTKGQKHLSDMNPEHLKAPNPDPEGNYILSTRIRVGRNLHCFPLGPNIARRERLIAECMISDALKALEGDLAGEYYPLLGMSKEVQQQLIEDHFLFKEGDRFLEAAGLNRDWPEGRGIYHNRDKTFLVWVNEEDQLRIISMQPGGDIEAVFARLSRAVAALEKQLTFAFDEHLGYITSCPTNLGTAMRASVHIRLPKLARDMERFKAITDRHHLQIRGIHGEHSESEGGIYDISNRRRLGITEVEAVQEMHDGVVELIEAEASL, encoded by the coding sequence ATGACCAACGACTATCCCCGTTTTCCGAACGATTGCAAATCACTGCTCTGCAAATACCTCACCCCCGAACTCTTCGAAACGCTCAAAGACAAAAAGACCCGCTACGGTTTTACCCTGCGGCAGGCGATCAACTCCGGCGTCATCAACCCCGACAGCAGCATCGGCGTCTATGCAGGCGACGAGGAGTCCTACGAACTCTTCGCCCCCCTCTTCGACCCGATCATCGAAGAGTACCACGGCTTTACAAAGGGGCAAAAGCACCTCAGCGACATGAACCCCGAGCATCTCAAAGCCCCCAATCCCGACCCGGAGGGGAACTACATCCTCTCCACCCGCATCCGCGTAGGCCGCAATCTCCACTGTTTTCCCCTGGGGCCCAACATCGCGCGGAGGGAGCGCCTGATCGCCGAGTGTATGATCTCCGACGCCCTCAAAGCCCTCGAGGGGGACCTGGCGGGCGAATACTATCCCCTGCTGGGGATGAGCAAAGAGGTGCAGCAGCAACTCATCGAAGACCACTTCCTCTTCAAAGAGGGGGATCGCTTCCTCGAAGCCGCCGGCCTCAACCGCGACTGGCCCGAAGGCAGAGGCATCTACCACAACCGGGACAAGACCTTCCTCGTCTGGGTCAACGAAGAGGATCAGCTGCGCATCATCTCCATGCAGCCCGGCGGGGACATCGAAGCGGTCTTCGCCCGCCTCTCCCGCGCCGTGGCAGCCCTCGAAAAGCAGCTCACCTTCGCTTTTGACGAGCACCTGGGCTACATCACCAGTTGCCCCACCAACCTCGGCACGGCAATGCGTGCCAGTGTCCATATCCGGCTGCCCAAACTCGCCCGGGATATGGAGCGCTTCAAGGCGATCACCGACCGGCATCATCTGCAGATCCGCGGCATCCACGGTGAACACAGCGAGAGCGAAGGGGGCATCTACGATATCAGCAACCGCCGCCGCCTGGGCATCACCGAAGTGGAGGCGGTGCAGGAGATGCACGACGGGGTCGTCGAACTGATCGAAGCCGAGGCTTCCCTCTAA
- a CDS encoding DUF2339 domain-containing protein — protein sequence MEFTLLLLILLALWILTLQSRVKRLEEKMKELSYEEPQDESCTRTAEPAVAAPVAVRDVTIETSHLPPDTSDTDFRSLEAPAERIEKAAGERPAASPQASGLFHEISRRLFGGNILVRLGGVVLFFGLAFLAKYAAAHTHLSPEMKVAGLIAVGLGIGALGWRLRRRPGAYGMILQGVGAATVYLSLFAAQKFYGILTPAETFAAMLIAVAATVWLALRQDAQPLALFAEAGGFLVPILTDTRHGDVTLFFGYYALLDLGIGLLALRRAWPLLNLAGFLFTYLIATLWGVLNYRPESFAVIEPFWIYFYLLYLALPILEARTGHRLHRRLPFNAAVVFGLPLLALPQQLRLVQNIEHGDLATSVILGILYLLLALWLHRRAYGRKLSRAYGALGLIFLTLAVPLYFGEESTAAIWALEGAVLLYRAGTKTPLRLWEFAGHALLLAALVLLCLHGCTSPTHALAGRLAIVASYLAAAWALDRPAAVVSFFRGSAAFYFALAVLVWILSLYTPLRDLGVLPRHILPLSLLLGSLVLELLHFRLRWPRLLRAQALYGPLALLGFFWDLIEGQRLFHPFAQYGWLLYLALLAWGYRLLWRYQDHWESARWLHLLWFESTLGLVTLEAGYWGERLIPAPEGKWLAMTLALMAGFAAAFLVPLPRRFAPFQTDYRLEGAAIPALFVAELMLYLGMFRGFWGPQIPLLNPLDLTQLAAALLLGLWIRRISPQLSPRTQPALQTLYGLVLLPLPAMLWSRAASRLFDIPWTLFDLGLSPIFQSGVSLIYTLIAFALVLAAKKRHNRLLWFVGFGLLVAVVLKLFLIDLSSTGTLARIVSFIGVGTVLLLLGYRVPLPPSHSDDEQIREPEAPDSLHSEEERGGRK from the coding sequence ATGGAATTCACCCTTTTGCTGCTGATACTTCTTGCTCTGTGGATCCTGACACTTCAGTCCAGAGTGAAGAGGCTCGAAGAGAAAATGAAGGAGCTCTCATACGAAGAGCCGCAGGATGAAAGCTGCACCCGGACGGCGGAGCCTGCTGTAGCCGCCCCCGTTGCCGTCAGGGATGTGACCATTGAAACGTCGCATCTTCCACCCGATACGAGCGATACCGACTTCCGATCCTTGGAAGCCCCGGCAGAACGGATCGAAAAAGCAGCGGGGGAGAGGCCGGCCGCTTCCCCCCAAGCCTCCGGCCTTTTCCACGAAATATCGCGACGGCTCTTCGGCGGGAACATCCTGGTGCGCCTGGGCGGGGTGGTCCTCTTTTTCGGGCTGGCCTTTCTGGCCAAATATGCCGCGGCCCACACCCATCTGAGCCCGGAGATGAAGGTAGCCGGCCTCATCGCCGTCGGCCTGGGGATCGGTGCTCTGGGCTGGAGGCTGCGCCGCCGCCCGGGTGCCTACGGTATGATCCTCCAGGGGGTGGGAGCCGCCACCGTCTATCTGAGCCTCTTTGCCGCCCAGAAGTTTTACGGGATTCTGACCCCGGCCGAGACCTTCGCCGCGATGCTGATCGCCGTTGCGGCTACGGTTTGGCTGGCCCTGCGGCAGGATGCACAACCCCTGGCGCTTTTTGCGGAAGCGGGGGGATTTCTGGTGCCGATCCTGACTGATACGCGCCACGGCGATGTGACACTCTTTTTCGGATACTACGCCCTCCTCGATCTCGGGATCGGGCTGCTCGCCCTGCGGCGCGCCTGGCCCCTGCTCAATCTGGCGGGCTTTCTCTTCACCTACCTCATCGCCACCCTCTGGGGCGTCCTGAACTATCGGCCTGAATCCTTCGCGGTCATCGAACCCTTCTGGATCTATTTCTACCTGCTCTACCTGGCGCTGCCGATCCTCGAAGCCCGCACGGGCCACAGGCTGCACAGGAGACTCCCCTTCAACGCCGCGGTGGTCTTCGGCCTTCCTCTGCTGGCCCTGCCCCAACAACTGCGCCTGGTGCAAAATATAGAACACGGCGATCTCGCCACCTCGGTGATACTGGGCATCCTCTATCTGCTCCTGGCGCTTTGGCTGCATCGCCGCGCCTACGGTCGAAAACTCTCCCGGGCCTACGGGGCTTTGGGACTGATTTTTCTGACCCTGGCGGTCCCTCTCTATTTCGGGGAAGAGAGCACGGCGGCCATCTGGGCCCTGGAAGGGGCGGTCCTGCTCTACCGTGCCGGGACGAAAACTCCGCTCAGGCTCTGGGAGTTCGCGGGGCACGCTCTGCTTCTGGCGGCCCTCGTACTCCTTTGCCTCCACGGCTGCACAAGCCCCACCCACGCCCTTGCCGGCCGTCTGGCGATCGTCGCCTCCTACCTCGCGGCGGCCTGGGCTCTTGATCGTCCCGCTGCCGTCGTCTCCTTCTTTAGAGGCTCCGCCGCATTCTATTTCGCCCTGGCTGTGCTGGTCTGGATTCTCTCACTCTACACCCCGCTGCGGGATCTGGGTGTCCTCCCCCGCCACATCCTGCCCCTGAGCCTGCTTCTGGGCTCCCTCGTCCTCGAACTGCTCCATTTTCGCCTCCGGTGGCCGCGTCTCCTCCGGGCCCAGGCCCTCTACGGCCCGCTTGCGCTACTCGGCTTCTTCTGGGACCTGATCGAGGGTCAGAGACTCTTTCATCCCTTCGCCCAATACGGCTGGCTCCTCTATCTCGCCCTGCTCGCCTGGGGTTATCGACTGCTCTGGCGCTATCAGGATCACTGGGAGAGCGCCCGGTGGCTCCACCTGCTCTGGTTTGAGAGTACCCTGGGGCTAGTGACCCTCGAGGCGGGATACTGGGGGGAGAGGCTGATCCCGGCCCCCGAAGGGAAATGGCTGGCGATGACCCTGGCGCTTATGGCGGGATTCGCCGCCGCCTTCCTTGTGCCCCTCCCCCGCCGTTTCGCCCCGTTCCAAACAGACTATCGCCTCGAGGGGGCCGCGATCCCGGCGCTCTTCGTCGCGGAGCTGATGCTCTATCTGGGGATGTTCCGCGGATTTTGGGGGCCGCAGATCCCGCTGCTGAATCCCCTGGACCTCACCCAACTCGCCGCGGCCCTGCTTCTGGGCCTCTGGATTCGCCGGATTTCACCCCAGCTCTCCCCGCGAACACAGCCGGCGCTGCAAACCCTCTACGGCTTGGTCCTACTTCCCCTGCCCGCTATGCTCTGGTCCCGGGCCGCCTCACGGCTGTTCGATATTCCGTGGACCCTTTTCGATCTTGGGCTGAGCCCCATCTTCCAAAGCGGGGTGAGCCTGATCTATACGCTGATCGCCTTTGCCCTGGTCCTTGCGGCCAAGAAGCGTCACAACCGTCTGCTCTGGTTCGTCGGCTTCGGATTACTGGTCGCCGTCGTACTCAAGCTCTTCCTCATCGACCTATCCAGCACCGGAACCCTGGCGCGTATCGTCTCCTTCATCGGGGTGGGCACGGTACTGCTCCTTCTGGGCTACCGGGTCCCCCTCCCACCCTCCCACAGCGACGACGAGCAAATACGAGAACCTGAAGCTCCCGATAGTTTGCACTCCGAAGAAGAGAGAGGGGGCCGGAAATGA